The proteins below come from a single Chitinophaga pinensis DSM 2588 genomic window:
- a CDS encoding response regulator: MNRKLNSILLIEDDEATNFINQMVIKRLDCTDHVHVSWNGADALDYLKNCVARATCQQPELILLDINMPGLNGWEFLDEYEKLEPHEKGKIVVVMLTTSLNPEDRHRASRNPCVAGFKNKPLTPSLMQEILKQFFPL, encoded by the coding sequence ATGAACAGGAAACTCAACTCCATTTTGCTCATCGAAGACGATGAAGCAACTAATTTCATTAATCAGATGGTGATAAAACGTCTGGATTGTACTGACCATGTACATGTTTCATGGAATGGCGCCGACGCCCTGGATTATCTGAAAAACTGTGTGGCAAGAGCTACCTGTCAGCAACCAGAACTGATACTGCTGGACATCAATATGCCGGGCCTGAATGGCTGGGAATTCCTGGATGAATATGAAAAACTGGAACCGCATGAAAAAGGGAAGATTGTCGTGGTGATGCTGACGACCTCTCTCAATCCCGAAGACAGACACAGAGCCAGTCGTAACCCCTGCGTCGCCGGTTTTAAAAACAAACCCCTCACCCCCTCACTGATGCAAGAAATCTTAAAACAATTCTTTCCGCTATAA